A window from Amblyomma americanum isolate KBUSLIRL-KWMA chromosome 7, ASM5285725v1, whole genome shotgun sequence encodes these proteins:
- the LOC144099378 gene encoding uncharacterized protein LOC144099378, producing MLLCPTQVGWPALLVMLLSAATIEGAPAGVAPLSELPQDLQRLQQQSSVPVASRAVVSTVSSVSAITTTTTSAATTRSPNSSSQSSKLDNGALEGSASSTFHLLDEFMDYSGSGQNITEAGGGSSYRLGYTVDTGGSVRKFRYEERTPEGAIVGEFGFHKNDGVIRGVRYSAEPGVHPKVLYEALVKFFTL from the exons ATGCTGCTCTGTCCTACCCAG GTGGGCTGGCCTGCGCTGCTCGTGATGCTGCTCAGCGCAGCAACCATCGAGGGCGCTCCGGCCGGAGTGGCTCCGCTCTCCGAGCTCCCGCAGGACctccagcggctgcagcagcagtCCTCGGTTCCCGTGGCTTCGCGGGCCGTCGTGAGCACCGTGAGCAGCGTTAGCgccatcaccaccaccacgaccAGTGCCGCCACCACTCGGTCGCCGAACTCTTCCTCGCAGTCTTCCAAGCTGGACAACGGTGCCCTGGAGGGCTCTGCCTCGTCCACGTTCCACTTGCTGGACGAGTTCATGGACTACAGCGGCAGCGGACAGAACATTACCGAAGCGGGCGGCGGTAGCAGCTACCGCCTCGGTTACACGGTGGACACCGGTGGCAGCGTGCGAAAATTCCGCTACGAGGAGCGCACGCCAGAGGGCGCCATTGTCGGCGAGTTCGGCTTCCACAAGAACGACGGTGTCATCCGCGGCGTGCGGTACTCGGCAGAGCCAGGAGTGCACCCCAAGGTCCTCTACGAAGCTCTTGTTAAGTTCTTCACTTTGTGA